The Streptomyces durmitorensis genome contains the following window.
GCGGCTCTGGCGTGTGCGGGCTACCGCTGTGGCTGGGTCAGCGGGATGGGCCGGGCGCAGCTCTCGCAGAGGGCTTCGCCATCCGGCTTGGTGAAGGGGCCGTCGGTGTCGCCGCATCGGGCGCACCGGATCTCAGGCGGCATCGCCGTCCCCCGCGTCGAGTTGGGGCATCAGGTCGGCGGCGAGCTCGCCGTTCCGCCAGGCTTTGCCGATGGCGTCCTTGCCGGCCTTGGCGAAGCGCACGGAGTGGCTGCGCGCCCTGGTGGCCCTGACCTCGACACCGGGGACCGTCTCGAGGACGCCAGTCTCGGTGTCGCAGATCTCGGGCCGTCCGGCGGCGGTCATCTGGTTGAGGAGCAGCGCCTTGTACGAGTCACGGACTTCCGTGACGACGCGGCGGCTGATCTCCGAGGGGGCGTTCTTGACCACCCAATCGCGGAAGGCGTCGGGATCGGTGACGACCGCTTCAGCCTTCGGATCGGTGAGGGAGATCTTGGCGACCTCGGTCCCGTCGGGCAGGGTCGCGGCGACCTGCCGCACTCCCCCGGTGGCGTCGAGTGCCTCCTGCATGTCGGTGCGTACCGCCCTGAGTCGAGCGGCGACCGCGTCGGCGAGGGCCTTGAGGACTGCCTCATCGGAGGCGAGCTTCGTCAGGTTGGAGAGCTCCATCACGCTGCCCCCTTGAGAAGGCCAGCCATCTCGTTCAGCTGGGCTGCCCCGGCTTCGGCGATGGGCAGGCCGTAGGAGCGCTCGAATTCCTCCTCGATGTTGGGGAGTCCGGCGGTGACGGCGGCAGCCCGCAGCCCGCGCTCAGCGACGGTTGCCGCATCCTCAGGCGGAGCAGCGGCGGGGGTGTCGCTCTCCACGACCTCTGCGTCGATCACGCCGTCATCGCTCTGTGCGTCTGCGGACGGCGCGGGTTCGGCGAGCTGCTGGCCTCGGTTGATCAGGTACGCGCCGAGCTCGAGCAGCTCCCGGTCGGCGGTCTTCACCGTCTCGGCGAGCAGGTTCTCCGCACGCGCCTGCCGGTAGAGCCCTTGCACGATCGTCCGGTCGGTCGTGGTTCCTGCCACGTCCGCGATGTCCTGGGCGGGCCGGGATCGGCCCTTCACCTCTGCCGTTTCCTGCGGATCGGGCGTCGCCCACGGGTCGGCCTCGCCGGGCTGTACCTTCCGCAGGTGCCTCTCCTCGGCCTGCGAGTTGTCCGCCTGCGCCATCTCCTCGGCGGTGTACACCCCGGCCAGGTCGTGCGGGAACGCCTTCCTCAGCGCCAGGGCTTCGGCGCACTTCGCGATCTGGTTGGCGCCCATGTTCTTCCACATGCGGCTGGGGTTGCCGTTGAAATCGGTCTGGACGTACTCGCGATACAGGGCCACGGCGGAGAACCGCTGTCCGTTCCGCAGGACCGTCACCTTGGCGGCGGCGGGTGCCTCGTCGGGCAGCCACACGTCTCGCCAGTTGCCAGCTGAGTCGCACCACAGGGTGTCCTCGTAGCCGAACGACTCGCGCGTCTCGGCGATCACCCGGTGTGCGACTACGCGGTAGCCGTCGATGCCCGTCTGGGGCGTGAAGACCTTCCGTCCGGCCCTCTTGTCCTTTCGTCCGATCAGGTAGATCTGGCGAGAGAACGGGTCGAGCTGGGTGCGCTGGCAGAGGTGCAGAAAGCCGGACAGTTCAGCCTTGGTCACGTCGCCGTCGATACCGGACTGCTGCAGGACCACAGCTTGCTCCGGCGTCCAATCGATCTGGTCGGGGCGGATGGCTAGAGCGCCGCCTGCCCGGACGATGTCGGTGGTCATTCGTGGTGCTCCGTTCACTTCGTGATGCGTGTGTGGTGGCCGAATTGGGTGTGCGGAAGACGGGCAGCCGCCCCGAAACCGGGGGGTTGGCTGGGGCGGCTGCCCTTGCCGCGGAGCCCTGGGGGAGGTAGCTCGACGCGGCAGCTATGGGTGGCGGATCAGGCGGGGGTCTCGGCGGGCCGGGGGTGGGTGGCCTTCCACTCCTCGGCCTCGGCGTCGTAGGTGACGAACGGGTTGTCGTCGATGCGGAAGTTGATCCCGGCGCTCTTCGCGTGGTTCAGGCCGCGCGCCAGGCGCCGCGCCCACATGGCGGGCTCCTCCGCCATCTGCTTGGCGACCGCCTCGTCACGCTCTTCCTTCCACTGCGCCGGCTTGTGGCCCGCCTCCTCGGCGGCATCCCACGCCCACTCGCCGATCTCCCCGGAGTCGAGCTGCTCGGCGGTGTCGGCTACGACCTCCTGAGCGGCCCGCGGGTCGACCTGGTAGAGGGCGTCGAGGTAGCGGTAGGCGCGCCAGTCGGCCACTCCAGAAGCGATGTGGGCGAGCCAGGCATCGCGGTCCTCGTCCCAGTCGGCTTCCATGGAGCTTTCGAGGGAAGACAGGACGCCGCGCAGCAAGTCAGCGCCGGTCTGACGCACGTCCTTCGGGGCCTCGAAGTGCCGGGTGGGTTCCGACTCCGGAATGTCCGTCGCCATGTCGACGCCCTTGGCCCCGGCGGCGAGGGTCCACAGCCACAGGCTGCTGACGGTCTCGAACGTCTCCTCCTTGACGGCACCGACTCCGGTGTAGCGGCAGGGCATTTGGGCGCCGATGAAGTCCTCACCGAAGACGAGGACGGGCTTCTGCTCGGCGGTGACGCGGACACGGAGGATGTCGTCGGTGTCGCTGAAGCGCTTCAGCATCCGGGAGTCGATGGCCGGGAACGGGACCTCGTCGACGGTCTGTTCCGTGATGCTGCGCAGGAGGCCGCGCCAGTCGGGGAACTCCAGGCTGCTGCTGACGGCTGCGCTGTAGGTCGTCTGCGGGGAGTCGAAGACGATGCGGTTGTCGCCTGCCTCGATGGTGATGTACTCCGCGCCCTTCATGGAGTTGATCCACTCGCGGAGTGACGGCAGATAGTCGGCGGGGATGGTGCGCGCCCACGGTTCCTGGTCCTTCTCGTCGTGGTTGAGGCCGTAGCGGGCGGCAACCATGGTGAAGCGGTCGGTGGCGACGGCGTACAGGTAGCGGGCGTCGATGTCGAGGCGGATGCCGTGCAGCGACTCGTGGCTCTCGCTGCCGATGTGGCTGATCGTCTTGTCGATGAGTCGACCGAGCTGATGGGCGTTGATCGTGACGGTCACGGGATCTCCCTGTGGGATGCTGAGGTCGGGCCCCCGGGCGTCTCTAGCGCTCGGGGCTTCTTGCTTGGTTGCCGGGCGGTCGGCGGGTGTCCAGCCGACGGCCCGGCAGATCAGGTGGGCGTGATGCGGGTGGCGCAGAACCGGGCGCCTTTGCCGCTGGGCAGGTCGAGCCACACGAAGTCGCCGTAGGAGTGGTCCGAGTTGACGCGGAAGAAGCAGTCGGCGAGCTCCGGGCAGCCAGCGGCTTCGAGGGCGGGCTTCAGGTACGGGATCGCGTACTCGGCCACGGCGCGGTGGAAGACGTTCTCGTCGTCCGCGGTGATCGTGGTGGCGGGCACCGGGTAGGTATCGCCGACCTTCCCGAACTCCAGGCTGTAGGTCGTCATGACGCCGCCCCCTTCATGGTGCTGAGCGGCTGTGTGTCGTCGACGCCCCAGCTGGCGGCCCGCGGCGGCTGGCTGGGGTCGGCGGAGGCGCCGGATGTCGACACGCGGACGACGGGGCCGAGGAGTCCCGCGTCGGCCGCCGCCCAGAGGGGCCGGACGTCGATGGGTCCGGTGGCCTGGTCGGCGCCGTTACGGGTGTCGCGCTCCATCGGCGGGACGGTGACCCGGTTCGCGTTGGCCTCGGCCGCCCGGTACGGGGCGAGTTCGGCTTCCAGCTGCTTCGTCTTTTCGCGTTCGACGCGCAGGTCTTCGAGGAGTCCGGAGTAGGCGATGGCGGCCCGGTCGAAGTCCTCCTCCGCCTTGGTGCGTGCAGCCTTCTGCTCGTCGATCTCGGTTGCCATGGCGACCATCTGGCAGGCCGCATCGTCGGCCTCCCGCACCAGCTGCCCGACCTTCTGCACGACCTGGCGGCGGGTGAGGCCGCGGCAGTCGGCGAATGCGCGGACCGTGTCGAGGACGCTCATGCCGTCGCCCCCGCCCGGAGTTCGGCCGCGGTGTCGCGGAAGGCGTTGCGGACGTCGTCAGCGGTGCGCTGGAGTTCGTCGTTCCAGTAGGCGACCTGTCGCGGGACCGGCGGGACCCCGACGTGGCGGGCCACGGCCACCGCGGCGGCGTCGGCGAGGGCGACGGCTTCGTGAATGTCACGGTCGCCAGCGCCGAGCGTCGGGCTTCCGCAGATTGCGACGCTGATGGAGCCGAGCGCGCAGACCGGGCAGTCCCGGAGTGCTTTGCCTTCCTCGGCCTGCTCTTCGTCGTAGAGGTAGCCGCGGTGCCAGCCGACGCGGTCGATGACGTCGATGGCCTTGTCGAGTACGTCGGCGATTTCGGCCTTGGTGGGTGTGGTCGTGATGGTCACGACTGCCTCCGTTCGGGGGTCGGCTGGTCGTCGGCGTAGGTGTCGTCGTCGGACTCGCTGTCCGCCGTGCGGCCGGCGGTCTTGGTGGCGTCTGCGGCGATGGCGTTCGTGGTGAGCCGCATGTGCTCGGCGGGTGTCACGGCGCCTCCCTGGCGTTCATGCGGGCGTCGAATGCGGCGAGGCTCTCGACGAATCCGGCGTCGGCGGTGTCGCGGAAGGCGCGGGATGCGTGGCGGCCCCAGGTGGTGAGGCGGCCTGTGTCGGCGTGCCAGGTCTGTGTCTGCTGCCAGTCGGCGGCCGGGAAGGCGCCCTGGAGGAGCGCAGCGAGCCGTCGGGATCCGCCGCGCGGGAGGCGGATCATGTCGCCGTCCGTGTTGCTGGCGCGGATGACGAAGGTCTGGGTCATCTCCCCCGACGTGTCCGTCCATACGGGTGTCGCCAGGACGGTGACCGCGCCGGGCGCGATCAAGCTGATGCGGAAGGACAGCTGCTTGCAGTGCCTGCGCCTGCGGCTGGCCGAGCTGCGCCGGGGGTGCAGCGGGACTGCCTCGCTCTGCCGGGTTCGCCGCGTGATGCAGGTGGAGAAGTACTCGCCCCGCACGCCGCGCGACCAGGTGCGCAGTTCGGGCCCGTACACGGCCGTGTAGTCGGCGTCGAGAGCGACGAGGGACTCCTCGATGCCGTCGGCATCGGTCAGGGTGTTGATCGCGGTCGCCATTTACGCCACCGCCTTCGTGCTGCGGGCGGCGTGCGCCGGGGTCTGCTGGTGCTCACGCATCGGCCGTCCGATCCCGGAGGTCTTCCAAGCGATGGGGCCGTGGCACTTGCGGTACGGGCTGTGGAACCAGGTCTGTCGGAACGACTCCCTGCCGCAGTCCGGGCAGGCGATCTGCGGGCCGATGCGTCGCCCGTAGCCGCTCACCTGGGGCGCTTCCTGCCGCTGCCGCTTGTCCGGCCGCTCGAACTCCAGGTCGCCGTTGATGACGTGGGCGTCCTTGAGCGGAACCTCGGACCAGTCGTCGGCGTAGTAGGCGAGGGCTTCGTCCTCGGTTTCGGCGTCGACCCACAGGACGCGGGTGATCGTCTCGGTGACGATGATCGGGAATCGGCGCTCGTTGATTCCCCAGGCGTTGGGCGGCAGCGCGTCCTCAAGGAACTCGTGCACGTCCCAGTCCGGTTCGGCAGGAACCACGCGCGGCCACTTTTGGCCGAGGTACTCGTGGTCCCCGCGATGCCTCAGCTCCCGGTCGCACTCCTGGTAGCTGCTGTCGGGCTTCGACTCTCCGCACTTCATGCCGCCACCCCCTTGGCCTGCGCCGGAGTGCGGGCGTCGATCGCGCTGAGGAGGCCGGTGACCGCCCCGTGAAGGGCCGCGAAGTCGACGATCGTGACGGGCTGTCGCTCAGCGAACGCCTTAGCGATCGGGGCGTGCGCCTCACGCACGGCGTCGACGACTACGGCGAGACCGGCGTCCAGGTTCAAGCGGTTCACGACGCACCTCCGGTGCGGATGTCGATGTGGGAGAGGGCGATGCCGCCCGAGATGCCGTCGACGATGACGATGGCGCTGTGGCCGCCAAGCACCATGGCTTCGCTGCAGGTCGCGGTGTCGATGCCCTGCCCCTGGCGGCTGCCGGGGTAGGCGGTGACGGGGGTCCCGATCGGGTGTGCGGCGTTCCAGCGGACGACCCGGCGGTAGGCCGCGTTCTGCGCCTCGGCCCTCGCGACGCGCTCGGCCCAGCCGGGATAGTCCTCGTCGTGGGAGCAGACCTCGGGATGCGTGACGAGCTGCACGTCGAGCCCATAGGCGATGCGGTCGGACTCGCTGTGTGTGGCCGTGGCCGCCTGCCGGAGGGTGATGCACGCGGCCACTGTGTCGGCGGGCACGTCCCAGTCGCCCTGGGAGCGCGGCGGGATACCGATCGTCGTCATCGGGGACCACCCGCCTCGTCCAGTGCGGTGCGGGCGGCGTCGATGGAGGCTTCGAGGCCGTCATCCCAGCCGGACCGGTAGTGCTCTGAGCCGGACGGTGCAGGGGACTTCAGGGCGTAGATGGCCCGTGCGACACGCTGCTTCAGCTCTCCGCGCTCGACCC
Protein-coding sequences here:
- the bet gene encoding phage recombination protein Bet: MTTDIVRAGGALAIRPDQIDWTPEQAVVLQQSGIDGDVTKAELSGFLHLCQRTQLDPFSRQIYLIGRKDKRAGRKVFTPQTGIDGYRVVAHRVIAETRESFGYEDTLWCDSAGNWRDVWLPDEAPAAAKVTVLRNGQRFSAVALYREYVQTDFNGNPSRMWKNMGANQIAKCAEALALRKAFPHDLAGVYTAEEMAQADNSQAEERHLRKVQPGEADPWATPDPQETAEVKGRSRPAQDIADVAGTTTDRTIVQGLYRQARAENLLAETVKTADRELLELGAYLINRGQQLAEPAPSADAQSDDGVIDAEVVESDTPAAAPPEDAATVAERGLRAAAVTAGLPNIEEEFERSYGLPIAEAGAAQLNEMAGLLKGAA
- a CDS encoding DUF6197 family protein, with protein sequence MTITTTPTKAEIADVLDKAIDVIDRVGWHRGYLYDEEQAEEGKALRDCPVCALGSISVAICGSPTLGAGDRDIHEAVALADAAAVAVARHVGVPPVPRQVAYWNDELQRTADDVRNAFRDTAAELRAGATA